In Pseudomonas sp. R76, one genomic interval encodes:
- a CDS encoding cold-shock protein, whose product MSNRQTGTVKWFNDEKGFGFITPQSGDDLFVHFKAIQSDGFKSLKEGQQVSFIATRGQKGMQAEEVQVI is encoded by the coding sequence ATGTCTAATCGCCAAACTGGTACCGTTAAGTGGTTCAACGATGAAAAAGGCTTCGGCTTCATCACTCCACAATCCGGTGACGACCTGTTCGTTCACTTCAAAGCTATCCAATCCGACGGCTTCAAAAGCCTGAAAGAAGGCCAACAGGTTTCTTTCATCGCTACCCGCGGTCAGAAAGGCATGCAAGCTGAAGAAGTTCAAGTTATCTAA
- the rpoS gene encoding RNA polymerase sigma factor RpoS — MALSKEAPEFDIDDEVLLEMEILTEKESMSNDEGSVAPSVRTKSKNSTALKQHKYIDYTRALDATQLYLNEIGFSPLLTPEEEVHFARLSQKGDPAGRKRMIESNLRLVVKIARRYVNRGLSLLDLIEEGNLGLIRAVEKFDPERGFRFSTYATWWIRQTIERAIMNQTRTIRLPIHVVKELNVYLRAARELTQKLDHEPSPEEIANLLEKPVGEVKRMLGLNERVSSVDVSLGPDSDKTLLDTLTDDRPTDPCELLQDDDLSQSIDQWLSELTDKQREVVIRRFGLRGHESSTLEDVGLEIGLTRERVRQIQVEGLKRLREILEKNGLSSESLFQ; from the coding sequence ATGGCTCTCAGTAAAGAAGCGCCGGAGTTTGACATCGACGATGAGGTTCTCCTTGAAATGGAGATTCTCACCGAAAAGGAATCGATGTCGAATGATGAGGGGTCTGTTGCACCTTCAGTTCGCACCAAATCCAAGAACTCCACCGCGTTAAAGCAACACAAGTACATTGACTACACGCGGGCGCTCGACGCCACGCAGCTGTACCTCAATGAAATCGGCTTTTCCCCTCTGCTCACTCCCGAAGAAGAAGTCCATTTTGCGCGTTTGTCGCAAAAGGGCGATCCGGCTGGGCGCAAGCGCATGATTGAAAGCAACCTGCGACTGGTGGTGAAAATCGCCCGCCGCTACGTCAATCGTGGCCTGTCGCTGTTGGACCTGATCGAGGAGGGCAACCTGGGCTTGATCCGGGCGGTGGAGAAGTTCGACCCTGAGCGCGGCTTTCGCTTCTCAACCTATGCCACCTGGTGGATTCGCCAGACCATCGAACGGGCGATCATGAATCAGACCCGCACGATCCGGTTGCCGATCCATGTGGTCAAGGAGCTCAACGTCTACCTGCGGGCGGCGCGTGAGCTGACCCAAAAACTCGATCATGAACCCTCGCCTGAAGAAATTGCCAACCTGCTGGAGAAACCGGTAGGGGAGGTAAAACGTATGCTCGGCCTGAACGAGCGCGTGTCTTCGGTCGATGTCTCGCTGGGTCCGGATTCGGATAAAACCCTGCTGGACACCCTGACGGATGATCGTCCGACGGATCCTTGTGAGCTGTTGCAGGACGATGATCTTTCCCAAAGCATTGACCAGTGGCTGTCTGAGCTTACGGACAAGCAGCGTGAAGTGGTGATTCGCCGCTTCGGCCTGCGTGGCCATGAGAGCAGCACGCTGGAGGATGTAGGCCTGGAGATCGGCCTGACCCGTGAACGGGTGCGGCAGATCCAGGTAGAGGGCCTCAAGCGCTTGCGTGAGATCCTTGAGAAGAATGGCTTGTCGAGCGAGTCGTTGTTCCAGTAA
- the pdeM gene encoding ligase-associated DNA damage response endonuclease PdeM, which produces MVCSVTLEGEELWLLAEKAMYWPARRCLLIADAHFGKASAYRSLGQPVPQGTTTENLQRLDRLLSALPCAQVIFLGDFLHGPGSHASGTLSALRAWRDRNRELALTLIRGNHDKRAGDPPADLGIEVVTEPLLMGPFALQHEPEAHASHHVLAGHVHPVYRLRGKGRQSLRLPCFQLGLRVSLLPAFGAFTGGYAVDQKDDQRIYVIGDEDVWPVQ; this is translated from the coding sequence ATGGTGTGTTCGGTGACACTTGAGGGAGAAGAACTATGGCTGCTGGCGGAAAAGGCCATGTACTGGCCCGCGCGCCGGTGCCTGCTGATTGCCGATGCGCATTTTGGCAAGGCCTCGGCCTATCGCAGCCTGGGGCAACCGGTGCCGCAGGGCACCACCACCGAGAACTTGCAGCGTCTGGACCGCTTGTTATCGGCTCTGCCGTGCGCGCAGGTGATCTTTCTCGGCGACTTCCTGCATGGCCCCGGCTCGCACGCCAGCGGCACCCTGAGCGCCTTGAGGGCCTGGCGGGATCGCAATCGCGAGTTGGCCCTGACGTTGATTCGCGGCAACCATGATAAGCGCGCGGGCGACCCGCCTGCCGACCTAGGGATTGAGGTTGTCACCGAACCCTTGCTGATGGGCCCGTTTGCGCTGCAACACGAGCCGGAAGCGCACGCCAGCCACCATGTGCTGGCGGGGCATGTGCATCCGGTGTATCGGTTGCGCGGCAAGGGCCGGCAGAGTTTGCGCCTGCCCTGCTTTCAGCTTGGGCTGCGGGTCAGCCTGCTACCCGCATTTGGCGCCTTTACCGGTGGCTATGCGGTGGATCAGAAGGATGATCAGCGGATCTACGTGATCGGCGATGAGGATGTCTGGCCAGTCCAGTAA
- a CDS encoding ligase-associated DNA damage response DEXH box helicase yields MAKPHDFAKHWFAAKGWKPFAFQKAVWAAVKQGHSGLLHASTGAGKTYALWFAALNRFAITRPPATGKRKPPAEPLTVLWITPMRALAADTARALEAPLAALQVPWSVGLRTGDTSSSERARQSRRQPTALVTTPESLTLMLARADSETSLAHVRMVIVDEWHELIGNKRGVQLQLALARLRRWHPELMVWGISATLGNQAHALEVLVPQGGGINVQGQTAKALQVDTLLPPTTERFPWAGHIGLKMLPQVVAEVHSSSSCLVFTNTRAQSEIWYQALLEARPDWAGVIALHHGSLSRETRDWVERALKDGQLKAVVCTSSLDLGVDFLPVERVLQIGSAKGVARLMQRAGRSGHAPGRPSRVTLVPTHSLELVEAAAAQDAIAQRRIEARESPYKPLDVLVQHLVSMALGGGFTPDALLAEVRGAWAYRDLTDADWAWALGFVRHGGLSLTAYPDYRRVEPDEQGVWRVPDARLARRHRMSVGTIVSDASIQLKFWSKGGGGKNLGSVEEGFIARLKPGDGFLFAGRLLELVRVENMTAYVRRSTAKKAAVPRWNGGRMPLSNELAQAVVERFDAAAHGHFDGPEMRAVQPLLQTQLRWSGLPTRTHLLAEALKSREGWHLFLYPFAGRQVHLGLASLLAWRVSQMQPVTFSIAVNDYGLELLSATPVEWPLLLNEALLSPANLLLDVAQSLNAGELALRRFREIARIAGLVFAGYPGAPKSTRQVQASSGLFFEVFKQYDPENLLLTQAGEEVLRDELDIRRLEATLLHLSALKLDLHVIERTTPLAFPLLVERMRESMSSEKLSERIARMVKDLEKVADNGKR; encoded by the coding sequence ATGGCAAAACCCCACGATTTCGCAAAACACTGGTTTGCCGCCAAGGGCTGGAAGCCGTTCGCCTTTCAGAAAGCGGTGTGGGCGGCGGTCAAGCAAGGCCACTCGGGCTTACTGCATGCCAGCACGGGCGCGGGTAAAACCTATGCGCTGTGGTTTGCCGCCCTCAATCGTTTCGCCATCACTCGCCCGCCCGCCACGGGTAAACGCAAGCCACCTGCTGAACCGCTGACAGTGCTGTGGATCACGCCCATGCGTGCACTTGCGGCCGACACTGCGCGCGCCCTAGAAGCGCCGCTTGCGGCGTTGCAGGTTCCCTGGAGCGTCGGCCTGCGCACCGGCGACACCAGCAGCAGTGAACGCGCGCGCCAGAGCCGCCGCCAGCCGACCGCGCTGGTCACCACGCCGGAAAGCCTGACATTGATGCTGGCGCGGGCTGACAGCGAGACGAGCCTGGCGCACGTGCGCATGGTGATCGTGGATGAGTGGCACGAACTGATCGGCAATAAGCGTGGCGTGCAGTTGCAACTGGCGTTGGCGCGCTTGCGGCGCTGGCACCCGGAACTGATGGTGTGGGGGATTTCGGCGACGCTGGGTAATCAGGCTCACGCGTTGGAAGTGTTGGTCCCACAAGGCGGCGGGATCAATGTGCAGGGGCAAACGGCCAAAGCGTTGCAGGTCGATACCTTGTTGCCGCCTACCACCGAGCGTTTTCCCTGGGCCGGGCATATTGGTTTGAAGATGTTGCCGCAGGTCGTCGCCGAAGTGCACTCCAGCAGCAGTTGCCTGGTGTTTACCAATACGCGCGCGCAGTCGGAAATCTGGTATCAGGCGTTGCTGGAGGCGCGCCCGGATTGGGCGGGCGTGATCGCCTTGCATCACGGCTCGCTGTCCCGCGAAACCCGCGACTGGGTGGAGCGCGCCTTGAAAGACGGCCAGCTCAAGGCGGTGGTGTGCACCTCCAGCCTGGATTTGGGCGTGGACTTCCTGCCGGTGGAGCGCGTGCTGCAAATCGGCTCGGCCAAAGGCGTGGCGCGCCTGATGCAACGCGCCGGGCGCTCCGGCCATGCGCCGGGGCGGCCGTCGCGGGTGACGCTGGTGCCGACCCATAGCCTGGAGCTGGTGGAGGCCGCCGCCGCCCAGGATGCGATTGCGCAGCGGCGCATTGAAGCTCGCGAATCGCCTTACAAGCCGCTGGATGTGCTCGTACAACATCTGGTGAGCATGGCCCTTGGCGGCGGGTTTACGCCCGACGCGCTGCTCGCGGAAGTACGCGGTGCGTGGGCTTATCGCGACCTCACGGACGCTGATTGGGCCTGGGCGCTGGGGTTTGTGCGCCATGGCGGGCTGTCGCTGACCGCCTACCCCGACTACCGCCGTGTGGAGCCCGATGAGCAAGGCGTCTGGCGCGTGCCGGATGCGCGCCTGGCGCGGCGCCATCGCATGAGCGTCGGCACCATCGTCAGCGATGCGAGTATCCAGCTGAAATTCTGGAGCAAGGGCGGCGGCGGCAAGAACCTGGGCAGTGTCGAAGAAGGTTTTATTGCGCGGCTCAAACCCGGCGACGGTTTCCTGTTTGCCGGGCGTTTACTGGAATTGGTGCGGGTAGAGAACATGACCGCCTATGTGCGCCGCAGCACCGCGAAAAAAGCCGCCGTGCCGCGCTGGAATGGCGGGCGCATGCCGCTTTCCAATGAGCTGGCCCAGGCTGTGGTCGAGCGTTTTGATGCGGCAGCGCACGGACACTTCGACGGCCCGGAAATGCGCGCAGTGCAACCTTTGCTGCAAACTCAGTTGCGCTGGTCAGGCCTGCCGACGCGCACGCATTTGCTGGCCGAAGCGCTGAAGTCGCGGGAGGGATGGCACCTGTTTCTTTACCCGTTTGCCGGGCGCCAGGTGCATCTGGGGCTGGCGAGTTTGCTGGCGTGGCGCGTCAGCCAAATGCAACCTGTGACCTTTTCGATTGCAGTGAATGATTACGGCCTGGAGCTGTTGAGTGCCACGCCGGTGGAGTGGCCCCTGTTGCTCAACGAAGCGCTGTTGAGTCCGGCCAACTTGCTGTTGGACGTGGCGCAGAGCCTGAATGCAGGTGAACTGGCCTTGCGCCGCTTTCGCGAAATCGCACGCATCGCCGGGCTGGTGTTTGCCGGTTATCCCGGCGCCCCCAAAAGCACACGCCAGGTGCAGGCTTCCAGCGGTTTGTTTTTTGAAGTGTTCAAGCAATACGACCCAGAGAACCTTTTGCTGACCCAGGCCGGGGAAGAAGTCCTGCGTGACGAGTTGGATATTCGTCGGTTGGAAGCGACATTGCTCCACCTGTCGGCGCTGAAACTGGACTTGCATGTGATTGAGCGAACGACGCCGCTGGCCTTCCCGCTGCTGGTTGAGCGGATGCGCGAGAGCATGAGTTCGGAGAAGCTCTCGGAACGCATTGCGCGGATGGTAAAGGACTTGGAAAAAGTCGCGGATAACGGGAAACGTTGA
- a CDS encoding peptidoglycan DD-metalloendopeptidase family protein: MSLTGLAQRMSKTSFQRLVLGLVLSSLLAGCSSSPSSGARVVDRSKASAVPQKPTVTTGQYVVRKGDTMFSIAFRYGWDYKALAARNNIPVPYTIHPGQTIRFDGRTGSAPTAVVTNSGSSPSSSSRTTIITRPAGSATPTVASKPAPAPLPPAGPAPTGWGWPSNGVLIGKFSSNGSLNKGIDIAGDLGQPVLAASDGTVVYAGSGLRGYGELVIIKHSDTYVSAYGHNRRLLVREGQQVKVGQTIAEMGSTGTDRVKLHFEIRRQGKPVDPLQFLPRR; the protein is encoded by the coding sequence GTGAGTCTCACAGGTCTTGCGCAGCGTATGAGTAAAACAAGCTTTCAGCGACTGGTGCTTGGCCTTGTCTTGAGTTCCTTATTGGCGGGTTGCTCCAGCTCTCCCTCCAGTGGCGCGCGGGTTGTCGACCGAAGTAAGGCCAGCGCCGTGCCGCAAAAACCGACGGTCACCACCGGGCAATATGTAGTGCGAAAGGGGGACACGATGTTCTCGATCGCTTTCCGCTACGGCTGGGATTACAAGGCGCTGGCAGCGCGTAACAATATTCCTGTGCCGTACACGATACATCCGGGGCAAACCATTCGTTTCGATGGGCGCACCGGTTCTGCGCCTACGGCAGTTGTGACAAATTCCGGATCTTCGCCTTCCTCCTCGAGCAGAACCACGATCATCACTCGGCCTGCAGGCAGCGCCACGCCTACGGTTGCGAGCAAGCCGGCACCCGCGCCGCTGCCGCCTGCAGGGCCTGCGCCGACCGGTTGGGGATGGCCTTCAAACGGAGTATTAATTGGAAAATTCTCTTCAAACGGTAGTTTGAATAAAGGCATTGATATCGCCGGGGATTTGGGACAGCCTGTTTTAGCTGCGTCTGATGGGACAGTGGTGTACGCCGGGAGTGGTTTACGGGGCTACGGCGAGCTGGTCATCATCAAACACAGCGATACCTACGTCAGTGCCTACGGTCATAACCGCAGGTTGTTGGTTCGGGAGGGGCAGCAGGTCAAAGTCGGACAGACAATTGCCGAAATGGGGTCAACGGGTACGGACCGGGTGAAACTGCACTTTGAGATTCGCCGTCAAGGGAAGCCTGTAGATCCGCTGCAATTCCTACCCCGTCGTTGA
- the dcd gene encoding dCTP deaminase: MSIKSDKWIRRMAQEHGMIEPFVERQIRGEGDERVISYGVSSYGYDVRCADEFKVFTNINSAIVDPKNFDEKSFVDVKSDVCIIPPNSFALARTVEFFRIPRDVLTICLGKSTYARCGIIVNVTPLEPEWEGHVTLEFSNTTTLPAKIYANEGVAQMLFLQSDEACEVSYKDRAGKYQGQRGVTLPRA, encoded by the coding sequence ATGAGCATCAAATCGGACAAGTGGATTCGCCGCATGGCGCAAGAACACGGCATGATCGAACCGTTCGTTGAACGCCAGATTCGTGGCGAAGGCGATGAGCGTGTGATTTCGTACGGTGTGTCCAGCTACGGCTACGACGTGCGTTGCGCCGATGAGTTCAAGGTGTTCACCAATATCAATTCGGCGATTGTCGACCCGAAAAACTTCGACGAAAAGAGCTTCGTCGACGTCAAGAGCGACGTGTGCATCATCCCGCCAAACTCTTTCGCCCTGGCGCGCACCGTGGAGTTTTTCCGCATTCCCCGCGACGTACTGACCATTTGCCTGGGTAAAAGCACCTACGCGCGTTGCGGCATTATCGTCAACGTGACGCCGCTTGAGCCGGAATGGGAAGGTCACGTGACCCTGGAGTTCTCCAACACCACCACATTGCCGGCGAAGATCTACGCCAACGAAGGCGTGGCACAGATGCTGTTCCTGCAGTCCGACGAGGCCTGTGAAGTGTCCTACAAAGACCGCGCGGGCAAGTATCAGGGCCAGCGCGGCGTCACACTCCCACGCGCTTGA
- a CDS encoding ABC transporter permease: MIELLQQYWRPFLYSDGQHITGLAMTMWLLSAALVIGFVVSIPLSIARVSRKRSIRWPVQFYTYLFRGTPLYIQLLICYTGIYSIAAVRAQPVLDAFFRDAMNCTILAFALNTCAYTTEIFAGAIRSMAHGEVEAAKAYGLSGWKLYAYVIMPSALRRSLPYYSNEVILMLHSTTVAFTATVPDILKVARDANSATYMTFQSFGIAALIYLTVTFALVGLFRLAERRWLAFLGPSH, translated from the coding sequence ATGATCGAACTTCTGCAGCAATACTGGCGGCCCTTCCTTTATAGCGACGGCCAGCACATCACCGGGCTGGCGATGACCATGTGGCTGCTCAGCGCAGCGCTGGTGATTGGCTTCGTGGTGTCGATCCCGCTGTCCATCGCCCGGGTTTCGCGCAAGCGCTCCATTCGCTGGCCGGTGCAGTTCTACACCTACCTGTTTCGTGGCACGCCGCTGTATATCCAGTTGCTGATTTGCTACACCGGGATCTACAGCATTGCGGCCGTGCGGGCGCAGCCGGTACTGGATGCGTTCTTTCGTGACGCGATGAACTGCACCATCCTCGCGTTCGCCCTGAACACCTGCGCCTACACCACCGAGATCTTCGCCGGGGCGATTCGCAGCATGGCCCATGGCGAAGTCGAAGCGGCCAAGGCCTACGGCTTAAGCGGCTGGAAGCTCTATGCCTACGTCATCATGCCGTCCGCCCTGCGCCGCTCGTTGCCGTACTACAGCAACGAAGTGATCCTGATGCTGCACTCGACCACGGTAGCCTTTACCGCGACGGTGCCGGATATTCTCAAGGTCGCCCGGGACGCCAACTCGGCCACCTACATGACCTTTCAATCCTTCGGCATCGCCGCGTTGATCTACCTGACCGTAACCTTTGCCCTGGTCGGTCTGTTTCGGTTGGCCGAGCGTCGCTGGCTGGCCTTCCTCGGGCCGAGTCACTAA
- a CDS encoding transporter substrate-binding domain-containing protein translates to MKKALLTLSALALCMAAGVATAKEYKELRFGVDPSYAPFESKAADGSLVGFDIDLGNAICAELKVKCKWVESDFDGMIPGLNANKFDGVISSMTVTEAREKAIDFSSELFSGPTSLVFKKGANFSTPESLKGKSVGYEQGTIQEAYAKAVLDKAGVTTKAYANQDQVYADLTSGRLDASVQDMLQAELGFLKSPAGADYEVSKAIDDPLLPSKTAVGIKKGNKDLKALLDKGIKALHDDGTYATIQKKHFGDLNLYSGK, encoded by the coding sequence ATGAAAAAAGCATTGCTGACCCTTTCTGCACTGGCTCTGTGCATGGCTGCTGGTGTTGCTACAGCCAAGGAATACAAGGAATTGCGTTTTGGTGTCGATCCTTCCTACGCGCCGTTCGAATCCAAGGCCGCCGATGGCAGCCTGGTGGGCTTCGATATCGACCTGGGCAATGCGATCTGCGCCGAGCTGAAGGTCAAGTGCAAGTGGGTCGAAAGTGACTTCGACGGCATGATTCCAGGCCTCAACGCCAACAAGTTCGACGGCGTGATTTCCTCGATGACCGTGACCGAAGCCCGTGAAAAGGCGATCGACTTCTCCAGCGAGCTGTTCTCCGGCCCGACCTCCCTGGTGTTCAAAAAAGGCGCGAACTTCTCCACGCCTGAGTCCCTCAAGGGCAAGAGCGTGGGCTACGAGCAAGGCACTATCCAGGAAGCCTACGCCAAGGCCGTGCTGGACAAGGCCGGTGTGACCACCAAGGCTTACGCCAACCAGGACCAGGTGTACGCTGACCTGACTTCCGGCCGTCTCGACGCGTCGGTGCAGGACATGCTGCAAGCCGAACTGGGCTTTTTGAAGTCGCCGGCAGGCGCTGACTACGAAGTCAGCAAGGCTATCGACGACCCATTGCTGCCGTCGAAAACTGCGGTCGGTATCAAAAAAGGTAACAAAGACCTCAAGGCCTTGCTCGATAAAGGTATCAAAGCGTTACACGATGATGGCACCTACGCCACCATCCAGAAGAAACACTTCGGCGATCTGAACCTGTACAGCGGTAAATAA
- a CDS encoding ABC transporter ATP-binding protein produces the protein MYKLTVEGLHKSYGDNEVLKGVSLKAKTGDVISLIGASGSGKSTFLRCINFLETPNDGAMTLDGQPIRMVSDRHGMRVADDAELQRLRTRLAMVFQHFNLWSHMSVLENITMAPRRVLGCSKKDAEDRARRYLDKVGLPARVADQYPAFLSGGQQQRVAIARALAMEPEVMLFDEPTSALDPELVGEVLKVIQGLAEEGRTMIMVTHEMSFARKVSSQVLFLHKGLVEEQGKPEDVLGNPKSERLQQFLSGNLK, from the coding sequence ATGTACAAATTGACGGTTGAAGGCCTGCATAAAAGCTATGGCGACAATGAAGTGCTCAAAGGTGTTTCGCTCAAGGCCAAGACCGGTGACGTGATCAGCCTGATCGGCGCCAGCGGTTCCGGCAAAAGTACCTTTTTGCGCTGCATCAACTTTCTGGAAACCCCCAACGACGGCGCGATGACCCTCGACGGCCAGCCGATCCGCATGGTCAGCGACCGCCACGGCATGCGCGTGGCCGACGACGCCGAACTGCAACGCCTGCGCACGCGGCTGGCGATGGTGTTTCAGCACTTCAACCTGTGGAGCCACATGAGCGTGCTGGAAAACATCACCATGGCCCCGCGCCGGGTGCTGGGTTGCAGCAAGAAGGACGCCGAAGACCGCGCCCGTCGCTACCTGGACAAGGTGGGCTTGCCGGCGCGCGTGGCCGATCAATACCCGGCGTTCCTCTCCGGCGGCCAGCAGCAACGGGTGGCCATCGCCCGAGCCCTGGCGATGGAGCCGGAGGTAATGCTGTTCGACGAGCCAACCTCGGCCCTCGACCCGGAGCTGGTCGGAGAAGTGTTGAAGGTGATCCAGGGGCTGGCCGAGGAAGGCCGCACCATGATCATGGTCACCCACGAGATGAGCTTTGCGCGCAAGGTGTCGAGCCAGGTGCTGTTCCTGCACAAGGGCCTGGTGGAAGAGCAAGGAAAGCCTGAGGACGTGCTGGGCAATCCGAAGAGCGAGCGCCTGCAGCAGTTCCTGAGCGGTAATTTGAAGTAA
- a CDS encoding succinylglutamate desuccinylase/aspartoacylase family protein — MRHQVHDLIAPVPGTARQIHSFHFGPEQAEGKIYIQSSLHADELPGMLVAWHLKVRLAELAAAGRLRSEIVLVPIANPVGLEQVLMDIPLGRYELESGQNFNRLFVDLSEDVGNQVEDFLGDDPKHNVELIRDALSLALAAQTADTQLQSQRLVLQRLACDADMVLDLHCDFEAVAHLYTTPEAWPQVEPLARYIGSEANLLATDSGGQSFDECFTLVWWQLQQRFGERFPIPMGSFSVTVELRGQGDVNHGLASLDCQAIIDYLTHFGAIAGDAAPLPELPYPATPLAGVEPVTTPVGGLLVFSVLPGEYLEAGQLIAEIIDPITDRVTPVHCQKAGLLYARSLRRMATAGMVISHVAGTEAYRSGYLLSP, encoded by the coding sequence ATGCGTCATCAGGTACATGATCTGATCGCGCCGGTGCCAGGCACGGCGCGGCAGATCCACAGTTTCCACTTCGGCCCGGAACAGGCCGAAGGCAAAATCTACATCCAGTCATCGCTGCATGCCGATGAACTGCCGGGCATGCTGGTGGCCTGGCACCTCAAGGTGCGCCTGGCTGAACTGGCGGCTGCCGGCAGGCTGCGCAGCGAAATCGTGTTGGTGCCGATCGCCAACCCGGTGGGCCTGGAACAGGTGTTGATGGACATTCCGCTGGGCCGCTACGAGCTGGAAAGCGGGCAGAACTTCAATCGCCTGTTTGTCGACCTCAGCGAAGACGTCGGCAATCAGGTTGAAGACTTTTTGGGCGATGACCCCAAGCACAACGTCGAGCTGATTCGCGACGCCTTGAGTCTGGCCCTCGCCGCCCAAACCGCCGACACCCAGCTGCAATCCCAGCGCCTGGTATTGCAACGCCTGGCCTGCGATGCCGACATGGTGCTCGACCTGCATTGCGACTTCGAAGCCGTGGCGCACCTGTACACCACGCCCGAGGCCTGGCCGCAGGTGGAACCGTTGGCGCGCTATATCGGCTCGGAAGCCAACCTGCTCGCCACCGATTCGGGTGGGCAATCCTTTGATGAGTGCTTCACGCTGGTGTGGTGGCAGTTGCAGCAACGCTTCGGCGAGCGCTTCCCGATCCCCATGGGCAGCTTCTCGGTGACCGTCGAGTTGCGCGGCCAAGGCGACGTCAATCATGGCCTGGCTAGCCTCGACTGCCAGGCGATCATCGACTACCTGACACACTTCGGCGCGATTGCCGGCGACGCGGCGCCACTGCCCGAGCTGCCCTACCCGGCCACCCCGCTGGCGGGCGTGGAACCGGTGACCACGCCGGTCGGCGGCCTGCTGGTGTTCAGCGTGCTGCCGGGGGAATACCTGGAAGCCGGGCAACTGATCGCCGAAATCATCGACCCCATTACTGACCGCGTAACGCCTGTGCACTGCCAAAAGGCCGGCCTGCTTTACGCCCGTTCGCTGCGGCGCATGGCCACTGCCGGGATGGTGATCAGCCATGTCGCCGGCACCGAGGCCTATCGCAGCGGCTACCTACTTTCGCCTTGA
- a CDS encoding ABC transporter permease, with amino-acid sequence MFEDLLQTLGLSAFSLKGFGPLLLQGTWMTVKLSVASLAVSVLLGLLGASAKLSSVSLIRIPAQLYTTLIRGVPDLVLMLLIFYSLQIWLTGFTDFMEWDYIEIDPFSAGVITLGFIYGAYFTETFRGAILAVPRGQLEAATAYGLTRGQRFRFVTFPQMMRFALPGIGNNWMVMLKATALVSIIGLADLVKAAQDAGKSTYQLFYFLVIAALIYLLITSASNFVLRWLERRYSAGSREAVR; translated from the coding sequence ATGTTTGAAGATCTTTTGCAAACCCTGGGGCTGAGTGCCTTCAGTTTGAAGGGGTTCGGCCCGCTGTTGCTGCAAGGTACGTGGATGACCGTGAAACTGTCGGTCGCCTCCCTGGCCGTCAGCGTCCTGCTGGGCCTGCTCGGCGCCAGCGCGAAACTGTCCAGCGTCAGCCTGATCCGCATTCCCGCCCAGCTCTACACCACCTTGATTCGCGGCGTGCCCGACCTGGTGCTGATGTTGCTGATTTTCTACAGCCTGCAAATCTGGCTGACCGGTTTTACCGACTTTATGGAATGGGACTACATCGAGATCGACCCATTCAGCGCCGGGGTTATCACCCTGGGCTTTATCTACGGTGCCTATTTCACCGAAACCTTTCGTGGCGCGATCCTCGCGGTGCCGCGCGGCCAGCTGGAAGCGGCGACCGCCTACGGGCTCACGCGCGGGCAGCGCTTTCGCTTCGTGACCTTCCCGCAGATGATGCGCTTTGCCCTGCCAGGCATCGGCAACAACTGGATGGTGATGCTCAAGGCCACGGCGCTGGTGTCGATCATCGGCCTGGCGGACCTGGTCAAGGCCGCTCAAGACGCGGGCAAGAGCACCTACCAGCTGTTTTATTTCCTGGTTATCGCCGCGTTGATCTACCTGCTGATCACCAGCGCGTCCAACTTCGTCCTGCGCTGGCTTGAGCGCCGCTACTCCGCTGGGTCCCGGGAGGCCGTGCGATGA